One window of the Saccopteryx bilineata isolate mSacBil1 chromosome 2, mSacBil1_pri_phased_curated, whole genome shotgun sequence genome contains the following:
- the EIF4B gene encoding eukaryotic translation initiation factor 4B isoform X2: MAASAKKKNKKGKTISLTDFLAEDGGTGGGSTYVPKPVSWADETDDFEGDVSTTWHSNDDDVYRAPPIDRSILPTAPRAAREPNIDRSRLPKSPPYTAFLGNLPYDVTEESIKEFFRGLNISAVRLPREPSNPERLKGFGYAEFEDLDSLFNALSLNEESLGNRRIRVDVADQAQDKDRDDRSFGRDRNRDSDKTDTDWRARPATDSFDDYPPRRGDDSFGDKYRDRDRYDSDRYRDGYRDSYRDGPRRDTDRYSGRDRYDDRGSRDYDRGYDSKIGSGRRAFGSGYRRDDDYRGSGDRYEDRYDRRDDRSWSSRDDYSRDDYRRDDRGPLQRPKLNLKPRSTPKEDDSSASTSQSSRAASIFGGAKPVDTAAREREVEERLQKEQEKLQRQLDEPKLERRPRERHPSWRSEENQERERSRTGSESSQTGTLATSGRNARRRESEKSLDNETPSKEEDCHSPTSKPPKPEQPLKVMPAPPPKENAWVKRSSNPPARCQSSDTEQQSPTSGGGKGVPAQPSEEGPARKDESKVDGVSIPKGQSGNSSRGPGDGGNKDHWKESDRKDGRKDQDSRSAPEPKKPEENPASKFSSASKYAALSVDGEDENEGEDYTE; this comes from the exons caaaaaagaagaataagaagggGAAGACTATCTCCCTAACAGACTTTCTGGCTGAGGATGGAGGGACTGGTGGAGGAAGCACCTATGTCCCCAAACCAGTCAGCTGGGCAGATGAAACAGATGACTTTGAAGGAgatg TTTCAACCACTTGGcacagtaatgatgatgatgTATATAGGGCACCTCCAATTGACCGTTCCATTCTGCCCACTGCTCCACGGGCTGCTCGGGAACCCAATATCGACAGGAGCCGTCTTCCCAAATCGCCACCCTACACTGCTTTTCTAGGAAACCTGCCCTATGATGTGACAGAAGAGTCCATTAAGGAATTTTTTAGAGGATTAAAT ATCAGTGCAGTGCGTTTACCACGTGAACCCAGCAATCCTGAGAGGTTGAAAGGTTTTGGTTATGCGGAGTTTGAAGACCTGGATTCTTTGTTCAATGCCCTGAGTCTCAATGAAGAG TCTCTAGGTAACAGGAGAATTCGGGTGGACGTTGCTGATCAAGCCCAGGATAAAG ataGGGATGATCGTTCTTTTGGCCGAGATAGAAATCGGGATTCTGACAAAACAGATACAGACTGGAGGGCCCGTCCTGCTACAGACAGCTTTGATGACTACCCACCTAGAAGAGGTGATGATAGTTTTGGAGACA aGTATCGAGATCGAGATCGTTACGATTCAGACCGATACCGTGATGGATATCGGGACAGTTACCGGGATGGCCCACGCCGGGATACGGATCGATACAGTGGCCGGGATCGCTATGATGACAGAGGCAGCAGAGATTATGATAGAG GCTATGATTCCAAGATAGGCAGTGGCAGAAGAGCATTTGGTAGTGGATACCGTAGGGATGATGACTACAGAGGAAGTGGGGACCGCTATGAGGACAGATATGACAGACGTGATGATCGGTCATGGAGCTCCAGAGATGATTACTCTCGAGATGATTATAGGCGTGATGATAGag GTCCCCTCCAAAGACCCAAACTGAATCTAAAGCCTCGGAGCACTCCTAAGGAAGATGATTCCTCTGCTAGTACCTCCCAGTCCAGTCGAGCAGCCTCTATCTTTGGAGGGGCAAAGCCTGTTGACACAGCTGCTAGAGAACGAGAAGTAGAGGAGCGGCTCCAGAAGGAACAGGAGAAACTGCAGCGGCAACTGGATGAGCCAAAACTAGAGCGGCGGCCTCGGGAGAG ACACCCAAGCTGGCGAAGTGAAGAAAATCAGGAACGCGAACGGTCAAGGACAGGAAGTGAGTCGTCACAGACGGGGACATTGGCCACATCTGGCAGAA ATGCgcgaaggagagagagtgagaaatctCTAGATAATGAAACACCCAGTAAGGAGGAAGATTGTCACTCTCCAACTTCTAAGCCTCCCAAACCTGAACAGCCTCTAAAGGTAATGCCAGCCCCTCCACCAAAGGAGAATGCTTGGGTGAAGCGGAGTTCTAACCCTCCTGCTCGATGTCAGAGCTCAGACACAGAGCAGCAATCTCCTACAAG TGGTGGGGGTAAAGGAGTCCCAGCTCAACCATCTGAAGAAGGACCAGCAAGGAAAG ATGAAAGTAAAGTGGATGGGGTGAGTATTCCAAAAGGCCAAAGTGGGAACTCCAGCCGTGGTCCAGGAGATGGAGGGAACAAAGACCACTGGAAGGAGTCAGATAG GAAAGATGGCAGAAAGGATCAAGACTCTCGATCTGCACCTGAGCCAAAGAAACCTGAAGAAAATCCAGCCTCT AAGTTCAGTTCTGCAAGCAAGTATGCTGCTCTCTCCGTTGATGGTGAAGATGAAAATGAGGGAGAAGATTACACCGAATAG
- the EIF4B gene encoding eukaryotic translation initiation factor 4B isoform X1 translates to MAASAKKKNKKGKTISLTDFLAEDGGTGGGSTYVPKPVSWADETDDFEGDVSTTWHSNDDDVYRAPPIDRSILPTAPRAAREPNIDRSRLPKSPPYTAFLGNLPYDVTEESIKEFFRGLNISAVRLPREPSNPERLKGFGYAEFEDLDSLFNALSLNEESLGNRRIRVDVADQAQDKDRDDRSFGRDRNRDSDKTDTDWRARPATDSFDDYPPRRGDDSFGDKYRDRDRYDSDRYRDGYRDSYRDGPRRDTDRYSGRDRYDDRGSRDYDRGYDSKIGSGRRAFGSGYRRDDDYRGSGDRYEDRYDRRDDRSWSSRDDYSRDDYRRDDRGPLQRPKLNLKPRSTPKEDDSSASTSQSSRAASIFGGAKPVDTAAREREVEERLQKEQEKLQRQLDEPKLERRPRERHPSWRSEENQERERSRTGSESSQTGTLATSGRNARRRESEKSLDNETPSKEEDCHSPTSKPPKPEQPLKVMPAPPPKENAWVKRSSNPPARCQSSDTEQQSPTSGGGKGVPAQPSEEGPARKADESKVDGVSIPKGQSGNSSRGPGDGGNKDHWKESDRKDGRKDQDSRSAPEPKKPEENPASKFSSASKYAALSVDGEDENEGEDYTE, encoded by the exons caaaaaagaagaataagaagggGAAGACTATCTCCCTAACAGACTTTCTGGCTGAGGATGGAGGGACTGGTGGAGGAAGCACCTATGTCCCCAAACCAGTCAGCTGGGCAGATGAAACAGATGACTTTGAAGGAgatg TTTCAACCACTTGGcacagtaatgatgatgatgTATATAGGGCACCTCCAATTGACCGTTCCATTCTGCCCACTGCTCCACGGGCTGCTCGGGAACCCAATATCGACAGGAGCCGTCTTCCCAAATCGCCACCCTACACTGCTTTTCTAGGAAACCTGCCCTATGATGTGACAGAAGAGTCCATTAAGGAATTTTTTAGAGGATTAAAT ATCAGTGCAGTGCGTTTACCACGTGAACCCAGCAATCCTGAGAGGTTGAAAGGTTTTGGTTATGCGGAGTTTGAAGACCTGGATTCTTTGTTCAATGCCCTGAGTCTCAATGAAGAG TCTCTAGGTAACAGGAGAATTCGGGTGGACGTTGCTGATCAAGCCCAGGATAAAG ataGGGATGATCGTTCTTTTGGCCGAGATAGAAATCGGGATTCTGACAAAACAGATACAGACTGGAGGGCCCGTCCTGCTACAGACAGCTTTGATGACTACCCACCTAGAAGAGGTGATGATAGTTTTGGAGACA aGTATCGAGATCGAGATCGTTACGATTCAGACCGATACCGTGATGGATATCGGGACAGTTACCGGGATGGCCCACGCCGGGATACGGATCGATACAGTGGCCGGGATCGCTATGATGACAGAGGCAGCAGAGATTATGATAGAG GCTATGATTCCAAGATAGGCAGTGGCAGAAGAGCATTTGGTAGTGGATACCGTAGGGATGATGACTACAGAGGAAGTGGGGACCGCTATGAGGACAGATATGACAGACGTGATGATCGGTCATGGAGCTCCAGAGATGATTACTCTCGAGATGATTATAGGCGTGATGATAGag GTCCCCTCCAAAGACCCAAACTGAATCTAAAGCCTCGGAGCACTCCTAAGGAAGATGATTCCTCTGCTAGTACCTCCCAGTCCAGTCGAGCAGCCTCTATCTTTGGAGGGGCAAAGCCTGTTGACACAGCTGCTAGAGAACGAGAAGTAGAGGAGCGGCTCCAGAAGGAACAGGAGAAACTGCAGCGGCAACTGGATGAGCCAAAACTAGAGCGGCGGCCTCGGGAGAG ACACCCAAGCTGGCGAAGTGAAGAAAATCAGGAACGCGAACGGTCAAGGACAGGAAGTGAGTCGTCACAGACGGGGACATTGGCCACATCTGGCAGAA ATGCgcgaaggagagagagtgagaaatctCTAGATAATGAAACACCCAGTAAGGAGGAAGATTGTCACTCTCCAACTTCTAAGCCTCCCAAACCTGAACAGCCTCTAAAGGTAATGCCAGCCCCTCCACCAAAGGAGAATGCTTGGGTGAAGCGGAGTTCTAACCCTCCTGCTCGATGTCAGAGCTCAGACACAGAGCAGCAATCTCCTACAAG TGGTGGGGGTAAAGGAGTCCCAGCTCAACCATCTGAAGAAGGACCAGCAAGGAAAG CAGATGAAAGTAAAGTGGATGGGGTGAGTATTCCAAAAGGCCAAAGTGGGAACTCCAGCCGTGGTCCAGGAGATGGAGGGAACAAAGACCACTGGAAGGAGTCAGATAG GAAAGATGGCAGAAAGGATCAAGACTCTCGATCTGCACCTGAGCCAAAGAAACCTGAAGAAAATCCAGCCTCT AAGTTCAGTTCTGCAAGCAAGTATGCTGCTCTCTCCGTTGATGGTGAAGATGAAAATGAGGGAGAAGATTACACCGAATAG